One Vitis vinifera cultivar Pinot Noir 40024 chromosome 8, ASM3070453v1 genomic window carries:
- the LOC100256283 gene encoding laccase-17: protein MRQALMTIFSKYRDIMGVFPFSSPAIVGVFLFALITSSLLPELALAKDAGITRRYKFDIKLVRMTRLCHTKGVITVNGKFPGPLVTVREGDNLLVEVVNHVQNNISIHWHGIRQLRSGWADGPAYITQCPIRTGQRYMYNFTVSGQRGTLFWHAHISWIRATVHGPLIILPKPNVPYPFGNPYKEVPIIFGEWWNVDPEAVISQALQTGAGPNVSDAYTINGLPGPLYNCSAKDTFKLKVKPAKTYLLRLINAAVDDELFFSIANHTITVVEVDAVYVKPFDTDTLLITPGQTTNVLLKTKPYFPKANFFMYARPYATGQGTFDNSTVAGILEYELSNFSPFNSTSTKNLPFFKPALPPFNDTSFASNFSRKIRSLASAQFPAKVPQKVERRFFFTVGLGTNPCPRNQTCQGPNNRTKFSASINNVSFVLPTTAILQAYFFGQSNGVYTTDFPNNPITPFNYTGNPPNNTMVSNGTKAVVLPYNTSVELVMQDTSILGAESHPLHLHGFNFFVVGQGFGNYDPNKDPAKFNLVDPIERNTVGVPSGGWVAIRFLADNPGVWFMHCHLEVHTSWGLKMVWIVLEGKLPNQKLPPPPSDLPTC, encoded by the exons ATGCGTCAGGCTCTTATGACCATCTTTTCAAAATATAGAGACATAATGGgcgtttttcctttttcatctcCAGCTATTGTGGGGGTTTTTCTCTTCGCATTGATAACATCGAGTCTCCTTCCTGAGCTCGCACTTGCCAAGGATGCAGGCATAACCAGGCGCTACAAGTTTGAT ATCAAGTTGGTAAGAATGACGCGACTGTGCCACACAAAGGGCGTCATTACTGTAAATGGGAAGTTTCCTGGTCCTCTAGTCACAGTTCGGGAAGGTGACAATCTTCTGGTTGAAGTTGTTAACCATGTTCAAAATAACATCAGTATCCACTG GCATGGCATTAGACAGCTTCGAAGTGGGTGGGCTGATGGTCCTGCATACATAACTCAGTGCCCCATTCGAACTGGGCAGAGATATATGTACAACTTCACAGTTAGTGGCCAAAGAGGGACTCTCTTCTGGCATGCCCATATATCGTGGATAAGAGCCACTGTCCATGGTCCCTTAATCATTCTCCCCAAACCTAATGTCCCTTATCCATTCGGCAATCCTTATAAGGAAGTTCCAATCATCTTCG GAGAGTGGTGGAATGTAGATCCTGAGGCAGTCATCAGCCAGGCACTGCAAACTGGTGCAGGCCCAAATGTCTCTGATGCTTACACCATCAACGGCCTTCCAGGGCCACTGTATAACTGCTCTGCCAAAG ATACATTCAAACTGAAGGTGAAGCCTGCTAAGACTTACCTTCTCCGTTTGATCAATGCAGCTGTGGATGATGAGCTCTTCTTCAGTATCGCAAACCACACCATCACAGTGGTAGAAGTGGATGCGGTTTACGTTAAACCCTTTGACACCGACACGCTTCTCATCACCCCTGGACAGACGACAAATGTTCTGCTCAAGACCAAACCCTACTTCCCAAAGGCCAATTTCTTCATGTATGCTAGGCCATATGCAACAGGGCAAGGCACCTTTGACAACTCCACTGTGGCCGGGATCCTTGAATATGAGTTATCAAACTTTTCACCTTTCAATTCCACCTCAACTAAGAATCTTCCTTTCTTCAAACCGGCATTGCCTCCTTTTAATGACACTTCATTTGCTTCCAATTTCTCCAGAAAAATCCGTAGCTTAGCTAGCGCTCAATTCCCAGCTAAAGTTCCCCAGAAAGTGGAGAGGCGATTCTTCTTCACAGTAGGCCTAGGAACAAACCCATGCCCGCGCAACCAAACCTGCCAAGGACCCAATAATAGAACCAAATTCTCAGCTTCCATCAATAACGTATCTTTTGTACTTCCAACCACTGCCATTCTCCAAGCCTACTTCTTTGGGCAATCAAATGGGGTGTACACAACCGACTTTCCCAACAATCCCATAACTCCATTTAACTATACGGGCAACCCACCAAACAACACCATGGTGAGTAATGGAACCAAAGCAGTGGTTCTACCGTATAATACTAGTGTGGAGCTGGTGATGCAGGACACGAGCATCCTTGGGGCGGAGAGCCACCCTCTCCACCTGCATGGCTTTAATTTCTTTGTTGTTGGCCAAGGTTTCGGCAACTATGATCCAAATAAGGACCCCGCAAAATTCAATCTTGTGGATCCCATAGAAAGGAACACTGTGGGTGTGCCTTCCGGCGGTTGGGTTGCCATTCGGTTTCTAGCGGACAACCCAG
- the LOC100251125 gene encoding aspartic proteinase PCS1, translating into MTLSTPSLKSISFLLANALFLVQIQIQVCLCASKSIDMLVLPLKTQVVPSGSFPRSPNKLHFHHNVSLTVSLTVGTPPQNVSMVLDTGSELSWLRCNKTQTFQTTFDPNRSSSYSPVPCSSLTCTDRTRDFPIPASCDSNQLCHAILSYADASSSEGNLASDTFYIGNSDMPGTIFGCMDSSFSTNTEEDSKNTGLMGMNRGSLSFVSQMDFPKFSYCISDSDFSGVLLLGDANFSWLMPLNYTPLIQISTPLPYFDRVAYTVQLEGIKVSSKLLPLPKSVFVPDHTGAGQTMVDSGTQFTFLLGPVYSALRNEFLNQTSQILRVLEDPNYVFQGGMDLCYRVPLSQTSLPWLPTVSLMFRGAEMKVSGDRLLYRVPGEVRGSDSVYCFTFGNSDLLAVEAYVIGHHHQQNVWMEFDLEKSRIGFAQVQCDLAGQRFGVGL; encoded by the coding sequence ATGACACTCTCCACTCCCTCTCTCAAATCCATCTCTTTTCTTCTTGCTAACGCCTTGTTTCTCGTTCAAATTCAAATCCAAGTCTGCTTATGTGCTTCCAAATCAATAGACATGTTAGTGCTTCCCCTCAAAACCCAGGTCGTTCCATCTGGGTCATTCCCCAGATCCCCAAACAAACTTCACTTCCACCACAATGTAAGCCTCACCGTCTCACTCACTGTAGGCACTCCCCCACAAAACGTCTCCATGGTCCTCGACACCGGGAGCGAGCTCTCATGGCTTCGCTGCAACAAAACCCAAACCTTCCAAACCACATTTGACCCCAATCGATCCTCTTCCTACTCACCCGTCCCTTGTTCCTCTCTCACCTGTACCGACCGTACCCGCGACTTCCCCATTCCCGCTTCTTGCGATTCCAACCAGCTCTGCCACGCCATTCTCTCATACGCCGACGCCTCCTCTTCCGAGGGAAATCTCGCGTCGGACACCTTCTATATCGGTAACTCTGATATGCCCGGTACGATATTCGGGTGCATGGACTCCAGCTTCAGCACCAACACAGAAGAGGACTCCAAGAACACTGGACTCATGGGTATGAATCGCGGCTCGCTCTCTTTCGTTTCTCAAATGGATTTCCCGAAATTTTCCTACTGCATTTCCGACTCCGATTTCTCGGGCGTGTTATTGCTTGGGGACGCTAATTTTTCTTGGCTGATGCCGTTAAATTACACCCCACTGATCCAAATCTCAACCCCATTACCTTACTTTGACCGAGTGGCATACACGGTTCAGCTGGAAGGGATTAAAGTTTCGTCTAAGTTGCTTCCGTTGCCCAAATCAGTGTTCGTGCCGGACCACACGGGTGCAGGTCAGACCATGGTGGATTCGGGAACTCAGTTCACGTTTCTACTAGGCCCGGTGTACAGCGCGTTGAGGAACGAGTTTCTAAATCAAACATCACAGATCCTGCGTGTCCTGGAGGATCCCAATTACGTTTTCCAGGGTGGCATGGATCTGTGCTACCGGGTTCCACTGAGTCAAACGAGTCTGCCCTGGTTACCGACAGTGAGTCTGATGTTTCGCGGGGCGGAGATGAAGGTTTCGGGTGACCGGTTGTTGTATCGGGTACCGGGTGAAGTGAGGGGAAGTGATTCGGTGTATTGCTTCACATTTGGGAACTCGGATCTTTTAGCTGTGGAGGCGTACGTAATTGGACACCATCATCAGCAGAACGTGTGGATGGAATTCGATCTTGAAAAGTCTAGAATTGGCTTTGCTCAGGTACAGTGTGATTTGGCTGGCCAGAGATTTGGTGTGGGTCTCTAG
- the LOC100249439 gene encoding uncharacterized protein LOC100249439, with protein MVSLAPLHTLFPGNSLKQSSLPGFYARPTPVGSAVSWKKKNRSLTVVAAVGEVSTDGTIYLIAGAVAVTVLGTAFPIFFSRKDVCPECDGAGFVRQSGVALRANAARKDQAQIVCARCNGLGKLNQVDK; from the exons ATGGTGTCACTAGCTCCACTGCATACTCTCTTTCCCGGGAATTCATTGAAGCAATCATCTCTTCCCGGCTTTTATGCTCGTCCAACACCTGTTGGTTCAGCAGTTTcatggaagaagaaaaacagatCTTTAACTGTGGTCGCTGCTGTTGGAGAGGTATCAACTGATGGTACAATCTATTTGATTGCAGGGGCTGTTGCGGTGACAGTGCTCGGAACTGCCTTCCCAATTTTCTTCTCCCGCAAGGACGT GTGTCCCGAGTGTGATGGTGCGGGCTTCGTGCGACAATCAGGGGTGGCCCTGAGGGCGAATGCAGCAAGGAAGGACCAGGCACAGATTGTGTGTGCTCGTTGCAATGGCCTTGGCAAGCTCAACCAAGTTGACAAATAG